The Thermomicrobiales bacterium DNA window CTATGATCCTGGAACCGGTACGTCCTCTCTTCGTCCCTGTCACCGTCCGGAGCGTCGCATGTCCACAACCAATCCGATTGCATCGCACTACTCGTCCGAAGATGCGCTGGCGCGCATCGATCAGCAACTGCGCGCGCAGGGGATCGACCCGGAACATCCCACCCTCGATGCCCTGGCGCCGTTCGACAACTTCCATGCGCGCGGAATGGCAGCCACGGTCGATCTGATGTCGCTGGCGGAGTTTCCCGCCGGCGCTCGGGTGCTCGATGTCGGCGGCGGGTTGGGTGGTCCGGCGCGGGTACTGGCGGCACGCTCGGGCGCGCATGTGACGGTGCTCGATCTCACACCAACGTTCGTGATGCAAGGCCGGGTCCTGACCGAGCGGGTGGGATTGAGCGACCTGGTCGATTTCGAAGAGGGCGATGGCACGGCCATGCCGTTCGCAGACGCCAGTTTCGATGGCGTCTGGACGCAACACAGCACGATGAACATCGCGGACAAGGACGCGCTCTATACCGAGATTCACCGCGTGCTGACGCCGGGCGGACGTCTGGCGATGCATGAGGTGATGCTGGGGAATGGTGAAGCGGTGGACTATCCGATGCCATGGGCAAGCGATCCCCGGTATAGCTTCCTGCGTCCCGCTGAGGAAATGCGAAACCTGATTTCGGCACACGGGTTTCGGGAACTGGCCTGGATCGATGAGTCACAGAAGGTGCTCGCCTTCATCGACCGCGGCCAGGGAAGCACGCCGGGTGAGCGGAGCGGTCCGTCACAGCAACCGCCGGGAGCGATGATCCTGTTCGGTCCCGCCTTCGTGGAGCGAATTCAGAACGTCGGCCGCAATCTGGCAAGCGGCCGGATCACGGTGGTGCAGGGGGTGTTCGAGCGCGTGTAGATGGTATTTCGGGTGGTGTTTCGGGTAGTCTCCTGGCAACCTGAAGGCATCGTCATGTCAGCCATCAACGATCCGACTGCACCGCTCGATTCCGAGCATATCGCGAAGCAACAGCTTCGCCGCGCGCATGAACTGGCAGTGCGCGCATCGATCGCCGACGTGGCGTCGTATGTCCAGCAGTTGCTCGGTCAGAAATGGACCGCGTATCTCGCGGGTGTTTCGGATGCCAGGGCGGTCGGCAAGTGGGCCAACGGAGGGCGCAAACCGCAACCTGAGAGCGAGCGCAAGCTGCGAGACGCCTATCAGATCGCCGTGCTGATCTCGCTGGTCGACGATGAACCGACCGCGCGAGCATGGTTTTCCGGGATGAACCCCGTTCTCGGCCATCGCGCTCCGGCCTGGGTTATCGCCAATTGGGATGACGGTGGCGACCGTGCCATGGAAGCCGCCCTGGCCTTTATTGCCCTTCGGCTGTTGATTCCGGGGTTGCCGCGATCGGAGTCGCCATGTCCGGCATCGAACCGTCGTCCGGCGCAGCGCCACCGGCGGTGAGCTCGTTCAGCATGGTGGTCATGGTGGCGATCTCGGCGTCCTGGGTGTTGACCACCTGCTGAGCGAAGTTCTTGACCATTTCGTCCTTGCCGAGCTCGAGCTCGGCCTGGGCCATCGCCACACCGCCCTGGTGATGGCGAATCATGAGCCGCAGGAACTGGGCATTCATCTCGTCGACCGGGAGCGTCTCAAGCGCGGCGACCTCGGACGGTGTCGCCATGCCGGGCATGAGCGGGGTTTCTGCGCCGCCGGACTCCGGTGTGGCGGAATGGTCCATGCCGGCCATGTCGTCGTCTTCGAGACCGGGAGGCGGGCTGGGCAGCGTCATGTCGTAGTCGCCCATCCAGGACATGACTGGGTCGCCAGCGGAAACGGGCAAGCCCCAGACATCGAGCCATCCGGTCATCATGCCGATCTGGAACTGCTGGGTATCGGCAATATCCCGCGCCATCAGGGCGATGGCGGGATCGTCGGTGCGTCGGTAGGCAATGTTGGCCATCTCTACTGCCTGGGCGTGATGCACGCTCATATCGCGCACGAAACCAACATCGGCGGAATCGTTGGCGGGGTGATCGTTCTCATCCCGCACGAAGAAGTAGAGCGCCAGCGCGCCCAAGGCCAACGCCAGCACCCCCAGGGCAACAGGCACCCAGGTGGGAATGTTGGTTCGTGCAGACGATTCGGCTTCGGCCATGGGTACACCTTTCAGCGACTGGGAGCGGACTTCGCTCACTATCTCGGATCGCTACGAATTCGCGGTTCCTATCTTCTCCGTTTTCACTCCCACCGTCTGGCAGATTGCCAGCCCCTCGTCGGAATCGAGCGAGCAGTCGCGTGGGCCCGCGCTATCGGGAATGTACGACTCGGGCTGCAGGGTCGTGTGCGCAATGCCGAATTCGTCAGCCAACAGGTGGCTGGCGTCTTGCAGAATGTGTGACCAGTCGCGCGCGTTGGTGATTTCCAGATGCGCGCTCGCGGCGACCACGCCGGAGGTCACGGTCCAGACGTGCAGGTCGTGAACTTCGGCGACGCCAGGAACGCGCTTGAGGGCGGAACGGACAGCCTGCGGATCGATATCGTTCGGGGTCGCTTCCAGCAAGATATCGACCGCTTCCTTGAGCAGCTTCCATGCGCTGAAGACGATGAGCCCGCCAATGACGACGGACAGAATAGGGTCGGCCTCGGTCCAGCCGGTGGCCATGATGATGAGCGCGGCCACGATGGTGGCAACCGATCCGAGCAGATCGCCGATCACATGCAGAAAGGCGCCGCGCGTGTTGAGATCGTGCTGATGACCGCCCCCGCGGGACAGCACCCAGGCAGAGAGGACATTGGCGCCGAGTCCGGCCGCCGCGACCGCGAGCATGAGACCCGAGCGAATTTCGGGGGGATCGGAGAAGCGCTGCCAGGCTTCGTAGAAGATGTAGAGCGACAGCATGATCAGGACCGCGGCATTGACCGCGGCGGCCAGGATCTCGGCGCGCATGAACCCGAACGAGCGGCGTGGAGTGGCTGGTCGTCCGGCCAGCCAGGCGGCGAAGAGCGAGAGGAGCAATGCCCCGGCATCGGTGGCCATGTGGCCGGCATCGGCAAGCAGCGCCAATGAGTTGGCAACGATACCGCCGATGACCTCGATGATGAGAAAGGTCGTGGTGATCGCCAGCGCGATCGTCAACGGTCTCCG harbors:
- a CDS encoding cation diffusion facilitator family transporter; this encodes MDDHHLDDHDHDASHSHSALGDRSAKRRPLTIALAITTTFLIIEVIGGIVANSLALLADAGHMATDAGALLLSLFAAWLAGRPATPRRSFGFMRAEILAAAVNAAVLIMLSLYIFYEAWQRFSDPPEIRSGLMLAVAAAGLGANVLSAWVLSRGGGHQHDLNTRGAFLHVIGDLLGSVATIVAALIIMATGWTEADPILSVVIGGLIVFSAWKLLKEAVDILLEATPNDIDPQAVRSALKRVPGVAEVHDLHVWTVTSGVVAASAHLEITNARDWSHILQDASHLLADEFGIAHTTLQPESYIPDSAGPRDCSLDSDEGLAICQTVGVKTEKIGTANS
- a CDS encoding DUF305 domain-containing protein codes for the protein MAEAESSARTNIPTWVPVALGVLALALGALALYFFVRDENDHPANDSADVGFVRDMSVHHAQAVEMANIAYRRTDDPAIALMARDIADTQQFQIGMMTGWLDVWGLPVSAGDPVMSWMGDYDMTLPSPPPGLEDDDMAGMDHSATPESGGAETPLMPGMATPSEVAALETLPVDEMNAQFLRLMIRHHQGGVAMAQAELELGKDEMVKNFAQQVVNTQDAEIATMTTMLNELTAGGAAPDDGSMPDMATPIAATPESTAEGQ
- a CDS encoding class I SAM-dependent methyltransferase, producing the protein MSTTNPIASHYSSEDALARIDQQLRAQGIDPEHPTLDALAPFDNFHARGMAATVDLMSLAEFPAGARVLDVGGGLGGPARVLAARSGAHVTVLDLTPTFVMQGRVLTERVGLSDLVDFEEGDGTAMPFADASFDGVWTQHSTMNIADKDALYTEIHRVLTPGGRLAMHEVMLGNGEAVDYPMPWASDPRYSFLRPAEEMRNLISAHGFRELAWIDESQKVLAFIDRGQGSTPGERSGPSQQPPGAMILFGPAFVERIQNVGRNLASGRITVVQGVFERV